DNA sequence from the Oreochromis niloticus isolate F11D_XX linkage group LG8, O_niloticus_UMD_NMBU, whole genome shotgun sequence genome:
caaggcgctttatattttaaggtaaagaccctataatGACactgagaaaaccccaacaatcaggtgaccccctatgagcaggcacttggcgacagtgggaaggaaaaactccctattaacaggaagaaacctgcagcagaaccaggctcagccATCTGCCACGTCCGGTTGGTGGTGAGGTGTGGGAGACAGGACAGAAAAGACACACTGTTTGTTTTCTGGTGTTCACTATAAGATTGCTAACAGGAATTATTGTTGCATGCTAATTAGCTATCGAGACGTGATGGCTAATAATACCCTGCACAAAAAGTACCACAACACTTTGATTACTACGATTTGATATGAACATTTATTTATGAATACACTGTATTAATATTTGGATTTATTTGGATCTGTTTTCTGCACTCCGGTTACTCCTCAGTGATGTGGAGGCAGTGGCCGCTCTGCTCAAGCGCTTCCTGGCATTGGAGGAACTGCAGAAACGTCGGCATCAGGAGTATGAGGCTGAGTACGGGGATGCGGAGGATGAAGATTCTCTAGACAACAGCACCGACTCAGATGAAGCAGACAAGCTGTGATCTGTCTGAAGTATAGTGTTACTCTAATGTAAGGGAGATTTAGTTAGGGGCATTGCAACAATGCAGAGGCATTACAGAGGGTGAGGTTTGTGCAAGGTCCTTAATATATAGCAAACTCTAAGCATGTGCATGCATGTGGAACAGCAGGGAAAATAACCCTTAGTTTCTACTTACAGTCTTCcttgtttgtatttttactgGTAATACAACCATTCAGTTATGTTGTCCTACAAATGTTCACAATTTAGAAAATCTTGGAACAGacctttttatttcctttttgttaCATTCTAAGATGAGTCTTCTTTAAGCGAGTATTATTTCATCATTTTTGAGCTAATTACTGTTTGAGAGCACACTCCAGATTACAGATTTCCCGTGCCTTCCTACTGAATttgagtgtttgtgtatgtgagcCTCAGGAAAGTGCTTTTCCCACAGTTTTCTGGACCACCCCGCTCATAATTGTCTTTTTGCGTGTTTATTTGAACCCAGTAGACAATCCAGATGAATGCATGTGCAAACTGTAATTGAGCATGAAGGATCTTCTGTGCTCAGTCAAGAGTGAATTATGTGTGAAATGCTTTGACGTCATGCTTGTCTATCTtgtaacctttaaaaaaaacaaaaacaggtaaaGTGAACCAAAGACTGAATCTCAGGAAAAGACTTTTGTGCTTTGGTCAAACTTTGTCTCATTCCAAGTTcaaatgtgtgctgctttaaAGGAAtaaacactttgttttttttaaactagggtttgattttattgtcattgttacACGTAGCTCCGTTTACATATAGCAGTTTACTCTCACATAAGCGCAGAACCCTATATAAAATCACTCCTTTGAACTTTAGTGCCAGTGTGTGGCAGAAATTAGGAAGGCTTTATGTGAATTAATCAGCAATGTCAAAGGCGGAAAAGTGATTCTATGGCACCATCTCCTTCAAACAGGCTGCAACATCCTCTGTTATCCTCTGAAGAGGAGCGGTTACAGGGCTGACGTGTTCCTCTATCCACTCCTGGACTGTTGAATCTGGGTAGAGTTTGGCCATCTCCTCTCTCACTGCCTCCACCTTCTGCTGTAATGTAGCCAAAAACCTGCAACGTGACCGGAAGAGGGTTCAGTTTGAAGCCACACAGACTAAGGTTAAGACTCATCACCATGCTAGCTCACGGGCTGAGCTAAGTGCTAACACGATTTAAAAAACTGTTCTAATCTGCACATGCTCAGCACATATTAATGGAACCACAAAATATGAGTTTCATGGCAGCACTTACTTACAGGGGCCCTTTTTAACTATAGCCCAAAAATATGTAACTTGTAGAGGTAAAACAAATTTTTGTCTGTTTCCTTTGTGATTTCTGAAGAAGATATCAGTAAAGCAGATGTAGTTTCATCTCAAGGCTTTTCTCACAGAGCTGTAACTGCTGTAAAACATATTCGTTCTTGCATTAAGGACTTCAAGCCTATCTGGCACCACAGCAAGCTCCCTTTTGTACACGTTTCTTCCAACATCTGTTGCATTTATTATTAGGAAACTGGTGCCATTAAGTCAGTCCTGTTAGATTTTATGGGTAAAAgagcatcataaggacattaGAATTGCGCGACTTCATATCTTCTGAGCATACCTTTGAGAATTTCAGGAAATAAAGACATTCTCTGTAGACTGGCTCTGGTAACTAGTTACCTAGATAGGTTTCTTGCTACCACTGACACACGAAATTATGTCAGAAATGATCTCTGTATGGTTTATCGACAGCATAAAAGATGCTCCAGACTtctgggtctgaaaagtgaagctgttgtgaagTGCCCTAAACCTGAATTCTTCTCATTGGTCACCATGGAGCGATCCCATTAGCTGCACAGAGTGTACGTAAAATCGCTCTTGGCTCTGACCTCAGCATACATGTAGGATTACAAAGTGCTTGTTGGCCAATGATTTGTGACTGACAATGAGTGTGTGGTTTCACAGTCAGATCCACCAAGATGGCAATGACAGTAATGCTAATCTAAGGCTTTATAACGGGACTTCCCTAACCAGGTGATGACATGCGGGCTATGTCTGTCTTTTATACTGTCAATGGTATGGATATGGGTCCAGACTCTTTTTCTACCCCCATGTAGTCTTTTGTGCAAACTAGTCCCTCATTCAAATAATGAACTGgattgtaaataaacaaattacACAACATATCCTCAGTGCAAAGTTAAAGATGAAGTGAGACTTCACTGCACACTAGAGATGCTGCTGAAGGAGCATCGCTAGCACaaatcaaaagatttaaaaaaaaaagtttagttttTTGAAAAACTGATAACAAAAGGCAACATTTTAGCCACAGTAGTTTTACATATCAAGATATCAGGGTCACACCGCTTCTTCATTTTGGCTTAGCCTTTGTTAAATATATCATGATACAGTGCAATATATCATGTAGTTTAATTGAGGTTATAGTTACCTAATTTTaaggattttttaaatatatcctGATACACAGTATACTTTCTTTTTACTATcactgtatattctgtgtatttttaatattcCACAGTTTGGTAAAACATAAAGAAGGTGTGCTCACAGGGATGCTTGGTTGTGAATCTGCATGGTGATTAGCGGGGTTACAGTTTTCCTCTGCCGCTGGTATGGGCTGAACCATCCTCTCACAAACCTGCAGCAACACAAGCACACAGTTAAATATCTACACGGGAAAAAAATAACTCTCGACAAATCTctactaaaaatatatttgGGGGCACCTGTTAGCTTCACATTTCTAAGTTATACATAGCACTAATGTTAGCTTGTTAGCTAAAAGCGGGCTCTAactaaagtaaaacaaaaaagatcaaacaaaaaatgaaaagattgTAGTATAACCTTTAAAGCTAATTGTCCAAAacctaaaatgtaaaaatgaaatttGTTTTCCGATGGCTTCATGTTTAGATTTCATTTTATAAACTTAGCAGCATAACCTACATCACTGCTAACAGGTAGCCCGTGCACTACACCAAAAATATTACATATCTGGCTTTCTTGTAGTAATTGCCAAAGTAGCTGCACATATAAAaatttttaataacatttttagaatgTTTTAAAATCTGTCTAAAGACTTAATCTATTCCCACATCTCACTGGAACTGTTGTTCAATAACGACATGATTGACTAAGTTTTAGTTCATGTTTGCAGCATACAAATAGCCTAATAAAGTGGTACACTGTGCACAAATCATAGATGCTAGCCTACAGACGTGAGGCTGAACTGATATTCAAttccatttaaaatgaaatgttatGATCATTTCCCATAACTTACATGCTGTTTTCAAAAAATCTTATATCTTCTGAATTGAGGAGTGCATTGAGCTCCACGATTAACTCAGCCAGCCTCCTTCCTGGGAACACTGTGTCAGCTACACATGTCCTGAGGGCCGTGGGGAGTAAAATCCTGTTAGCTTGGAGATGCATACATAGATACAGTGAtggtgttgtttattaaaacgGTGTTAAACCTCACATCTCCATGGTCTCCACCTCCACCGATGAGATCCCCAGCTTCCCGGTTACTTTGCTCTGGGCCTCAGCACTGAACTGTCCGTGAAGGAGAGTCTGGAGACAGACTGCTAGTGATGGAATAGCCACTGGGATCAGCTCGCACAGCACTGACAGATGGTCATACCTGATGAAGGGTAAATAATGGCCCACATAAAcatcttgttttccttttattccGTGGAGAACTTCCTCTGCTTCTTACCTTTGCCAGCCTGTGATGGCAATACCCTTCATATTTACAGCAGGAGACAAAGAAGCAGCCACCTTCAGCCACTGCAGGTGATTATCCAGGTGTCTCTGCGTGCTGGTCACACAGGTGTAAACACTGGTGGAGCCTTTAAAGGAGCTGGCTGCCCAAAGATCTGCCATACCGGCACTACAGTACTTCTCCAGCAGAGACACTAAAAAACATAGTTTGAGAATATTCAGTGGTTGTTCTACTTACAAATGTAACTTAATGAATAAAGCGCACATATAGGTTGAATTATACCTAAgtcttttaaatgtaaaaacagccATTCAGAATTTCAACTAAAATTAGCAAAACAAGCTCAGTCAATTTAAGATATCATGTTGAATCACCATTAGGTCACATATTTTTGGTTGTATTTactcttttaattttttcccctcattgaTATCAAGCTCTTAAAGCTTCTGCATTTGAAGACACTTTGTACTAGCAAAAAGAAAACCTACCGAAGGTGAATTATTAGTCTGAAGTCAATAGTTTTGCAGTGCACTGTTTGATAATGTACATCTGTGTACTTTACCTACCAGTTTTGGACACATCCAGGTTTGGGGTGTAGTCCCACAACATCGGCTGGACGAGTCCCACTAAACCACTGGCTGACATATGGATTAAAAGAACAGTAATTAAGAATATTTGATCATAAACAAATACCAAtcatttatattgtacagtGGTTATAGAGAGTATTTAGACCTGTACACGTACAAGAACTTCAAACTACCCTGAATATCACCTCACCTTTCAGTGTGTCCAGGCTCATGCCTCTCATCATATCATCCCACATTATGATGGTCATATGAGGCCACGCCTCCTTGACAGCCCTGGCCACCTTGGTCACATGACTTAAGAACAGTTGCTCCACTGTACGCCCAGGTGAAGCCAGCCACAACTTGGACTCCTCGCCCTCACCCAGCATGTACACCTTGAGGACACGAAGACGAATGTAAGAGATTCAGTTATACAAACACAACTACTTCCCCCCGAAAACCGACCCTCACCTCATCTGCTCCAATGTGGAGCGTGCTGAGCCCCGGATGCAACTCCACTACCTGCCTCAGCATCTCCATCACCACCTTCACCCCCTCCTCTCTGTGGGGGTTCAGGGTTCCCACGCAGTGTGCCACCTCTCTCAGGTGCCACATGGATCGGTGCTTTAACACAAACTATGACAGAGATGAGATGAGCGCAGGGGTGACACAGAACTCCCATCTTAAAATTGAGCCACATGTGTCCACCTCACCTCCATGTGACCAAATGTCTGCACGAGTGGGATCACCTCCATCCCCTTGGATCTGGCGAATTCCTGCATAGACAGCACCTCATCTCGGCTGAAAGTACAGCACACAAAAATCAGATGATCTGATAAACCAAAGCATTTCACGTCTGCACTTAAAATATCTCTATCAAACACAGGGAGGGTTATGATTTTATTAGAGgatcttttattgtgaaaagagattaaaaatgcacacacagtaAAAAACTATTTAAGAAACACTAGATCCCCAAACTGCACCTGTAAGCAGGCTGTGCTGTTGCCTGGAGCAGCTTCAGCTCCCCATCATAAGGAAACACATCCTCATACTCCACCAGCAGGCCATCCACTCCcagctcagagaagagctcgatcAGCTGAGGATGTTAGCACACATGGGGAACTAAAAACTGACAGAGCTGTAAATACTGTGCATGTTGCTGCAAGACCCGAGTGGAAGCTTACCCTGTGCAGGTATTCAACTCGTGGAGGAGCACCTTTTAAGTCCAAGTGCACCAGTTTCTTCCCTTTAGGCCAAGGTGGATAGCTCATTCTGCATGCATACACAGAGCCCCACTCAGTTGTACACTTTAGTCACAGATGAAATGTCCCTTATTGGTGTTCTTAATATTGTTGCATAAGCCCGTTCTCTTACTGTTTACTATTAAAATGATGATAACAGCCGAGCTATCTACACCGTAGCCTAGCTATGTTTTCGCAGCTGTGCTCTGTAAGTGCAACTCAAAGAGACCCGAACGTGGTCCAATAGAAAAAAGGCTTTCCCTTCCCCGGAGCCAATAGGATTGGAGTATACGGGGCAACCAGGAAGTAGAGAGTTTCGGGAGCTTGTACAAGCTGTTGGCGGGGTGAGCGGTATGGTTTAGTGGAAGAAGGCAAGAGACTGCGGCCGTGTGTGACTGTGGCCGTGTGTGACTGTATGCGTTTTGTAAATGCTACGTTGTAGATGTTTTGAGGTGGAATGGCTCCAGTACGACAAAGAAACGCGAAGGGTGCGAATGCAGCCGAGATagagaagaaaattaaaaggtgAGCTaataaaaaccccaaaaacaaaacatgctaatgtgccCACCTGTGCACAGCAGTACGGTGTGAAAGGGGAGTGTGTGCCAGTCAGGTGCTGTCACCGTGTTTGACCGCGATGAAACGTCAGCTGGCTAAATGCTAAGCTAATGTTAAAATGACACAGGTATAGAGTGTCCAGGTGAACCAAATACTTTTAAGTTGTGCTTTCCTGTACCCAGTTTTCTCATAAGTGAATTAATAATATGCACataatatttgcatttcacaTAATTGTATAGTGACATATATTCACAGTATGATCCAGCCCCAACTAAAAACTTCGTCATTAAGGAtgtattatatgtatatgtacactGCATATATactgcttaaaaaataaatgaaggaacactttgaaaacacatcagaactctctgggggaaaaaatcacGTCATAACACTGATATGGACTGGGTAATGTGTTAGGAGTGAAAGGATGCCAGCTGTTTGATAGAAATGAAAACAGTCAACCTACagagggctgaattcaaagaaACCCCCAAAATCTAAGTGGGAAAAAACGCAGCATGCTAGTTCACTTTGACAAAATTTCATTGCAGGAACACAAAATAGTACTCAGTAGTTTGTGTGGCCCCCATGTGCTTGTATGCATGCCTGACATGGTCCTAATGACATGATGAATTGTATCCTGGGAGATCTCTTTCCCACATCTGGACCAGGGCATCAATGAGCTCCTGCACAGTCTGAGGTGTGAACTGGCAGCAAGGATTGGACTGAAGATAACGTCCCAGAGGTGTTCTACTGGACCTAAATCCCTCCATGGATTTGCCTCCTCAGACCGCCACTGACCCACCCAAAccggtcattctgaaaaacgtTACAGGCAGCGTAATGTTTTCCACGGCTTCGCCAGAGTCTTTCACGCATGTCACATGGGCTCTGGGGgaacctgctctcatctgtggGTTAAGGAGCTTCCATGGCTCTGTCTAGAGTTCCTACCTGTCTCCATGCAATTTTCTTCATGCTCTTGAAACTGTGCGGAATGCAGAACtcgtaacccccccccccaaaaaaaacagccaGAAAAGATAAGATggggaaaaatgtcagtggccTCTACCTGTAAAACCTGTGGTTCCTCTAATGAACCAGCTGTAACCAattaactgaccagatcaatatcccagaattTTGATGTTATTAGTGTTATTTAGTTTCCACTGATAGATTTCAATATTTCAACTATTTGTTCATCAATTTAAggtgttttttcatttatagccacatatttatgtatttcactgTTATTTCAAGCTAATATTTCTTTAGCCATGACATTTAGTGAAGAATGTCATTTGTTTTGAATTTGCAATGTAGTTACTGTGCATTAGAAATGGAAACAAGTGTGAAACAACACAATCCTGGATTTTCCTATTATACACACAAATGTGGGAATCATTTTAGAAGTCAAATAATTACTCCATACATCCCTTTAACTGTTACCTGAGAGAGAAATGACTTTAGTTCATCTCAACATGTTATGGTTCTCTCAGAATTCAACTTCAGCTAATTATCTGGAGCTTTTCTCTGTCTTGGTCAGAGGTAATGCGCTGAGGCAGGGGTCGTCATGGCGGGGGTCCCGTTTGCTTGTGGCCTTGCTGCTGGTCGCGTTGTCTGCATGTGGGACGGCAACGTGGCTGTACGTGACCTCTTTGGATAGTGACATCACAGAAACTCTGGTCAGCCAAGGGGAGCTGGTCTCACCTCAGCCCAGAGTCTACAGCGTCCAGTGCTCTGAAGACTATGACAACTACAAACGCTACCCAGGTAAGGCTAATCAGCTAATCAGCTGACACACCTGTGCTGTGTAAACATGACAGGGTTGAGGCTCTGTCTAGTTAATGAATAACATTTTAATCCAGCAGGACATTTTTGGCTTTAAAATCAAACTGGAACTGTTAATATTAGTTTTTCACAATTGCTTTTTTATAATTTCTCAAATGGTTTGATTTTAAAACAGCATAGGTTTCAtccactagatggcagcatAGTACAGTATCTCTTGCACGTCTTCTCAAGGCTCTACAAAGCTACAGTGCAGAGGTGAAGCCCAAAATTTATGCACTTGTACCCAAATATGCTAATTGCAGCCAtcggtgtgttttttgtttgtattgcTGCATCTGTGCTCAGGCCTTTATCACAGTAAAAAGAATACAGCTAACAGTCAACATCCCCCTGTTTTGGAATGAGTGACACACTTTTTGGAAATCAGCTGCCACTTGGATTGTGAGTAATGTGGCAATAAGTGATTTCTTTTATTGCTTATAGCACTGATCACTCTATTAAAAAGAATCTATtatgctttttctttattttctggcATATATCTACTGTTATATGATGAAGTTAAAAACTTTTGTCAACATGTGTGTAAGTAATCCCTGTAAGCCAAAACTCGAAATGCTCGGACAagttcaaatctcagtgacctcaacctcaaggtcagaggtcaagttttgaGGGGTAGTACTGGCAGTTGCTagtatttttattgtttggAAGTGTTAAGTTTTAGTTTAGGTTTTATTATTAGTTcaatattgttttttaaaaaatgattattCTTCGTAGGGATGAGGAGGAGCCTGATaatgtttaatacattttagCAAAATAGTCAATCTGTGAAACATTGAATATTAACCTTTCTAGTTGATTTGAGCTGTAACAGGATATAAATGTGGGCAAATCGATGGCTGTTAATTCTGGCTCTTATTCCAAGTTTACTGTGAGCCTGATATTCCAAGAGTATAAATTCAAAGATTTTCTatacatttgcattttttaagcaaacaagattaaataaaatgacaaaagtcCATCTAACCTCATTAGGCAGTGCTCCGTTCCATCACTAAGGGTTTAACAGTCATAGTTCAGGTTCATCAAAATGCATTTCTTTGTGATATATAATACTGTCTTAATGATATACACTCAGACTGGGAGATATAGAGCCTGCTGTCCTGTCCAGTTGTGTACTAAAGTGGTGCTGTATTGGTGTGTTGTAGAACAGAAGTTGAGCATATCATCTGCTGACTTCGAAGAACTGTTAATAATCTGCATTCTCAGAAGTCATGGATAATTGACCGAGGCTTGCATCTGCATTTGTTCTCTCTTAAACATGAGGGCTGCCCATAGCTCAAACTGTGTCTCTCCAGTGCCTAAAGATAATGAAGTGAGAAGCTTTAAGCAAGAAATTATACCAGTCAAGAATCTGGAATTAAGACTGGACATGTTTTGGCAGTACTGCTTTTATTATTACCCACTCTCCCTGTCTACTGCGTGGCCCAGACAATTATTTTTATGCTCCTGTTGTTTTTGAAAACCTCTCCTGGCCGTCTCCTCAGGATGCACCCCTCAGAAGTGTGGCCGTGCAGTCACAGACGGCGTGGTGACGAGGGAGGAGGCTCAGACACTCAGGAGGTAAACAATGTCATTCTGAGAGCGCTGTGCCTCATCTCCCTCCCTTTC
Encoded proteins:
- the hexd gene encoding hexosaminidase D isoform X1, which translates into the protein MRMSYPPWPKGKKLVHLDLKGAPPRVEYLHRLIELFSELGVDGLLVEYEDVFPYDGELKLLQATAQPAYSRDEVLSMQEFARSKGMEVIPLVQTFGHMEFVLKHRSMWHLREVAHCVGTLNPHREEGVKVVMEMLRQVVELHPGLSTLHIGADEVYMLGEGEESKLWLASPGRTVEQLFLSHVTKVARAVKEAWPHMTIIMWDDMMRGMSLDTLKASGLVGLVQPMLWDYTPNLDVSKTVSLLEKYCSAGMADLWAASSFKGSTSVYTCVTSTQRHLDNHLQWLKVAASLSPAVNMKGIAITGWQRYDHLSVLCELIPVAIPSLAVCLQTLLHGQFSAEAQSKVTGKLGISSVEVETMEMTCVADTVFPGRRLAELIVELNALLNSEDIRFFENSMFVRGWFSPYQRQRKTVTPLITMQIHNQASLFLATLQQKVEAVREEMAKLYPDSTVQEWIEEHVSPVTAPLQRITEDVAACLKEMVP
- the hexd gene encoding hexosaminidase D isoform X2, producing MSYPPWPKGKKLVHLDLKGAPPRVEYLHRLIELFSELGVDGLLVEYEDVFPYDGELKLLQATAQPAYSRDEVLSMQEFARSKGMEVIPLVQTFGHMEFVLKHRSMWHLREVAHCVGTLNPHREEGVKVVMEMLRQVVELHPGLSTLHIGADEVYMLGEGEESKLWLASPGRTVEQLFLSHVTKVARAVKEAWPHMTIIMWDDMMRGMSLDTLKASGLVGLVQPMLWDYTPNLDVSKTVSLLEKYCSAGMADLWAASSFKGSTSVYTCVTSTQRHLDNHLQWLKVAASLSPAVNMKGIAITGWQRYDHLSVLCELIPVAIPSLAVCLQTLLHGQFSAEAQSKVTGKLGISSVEVETMEMTCVADTVFPGRRLAELIVELNALLNSEDIRFFENSMFVRGWFSPYQRQRKTVTPLITMQIHNQASLFLATLQQKVEAVREEMAKLYPDSTVQEWIEEHVSPVTAPLQRITEDVAACLKEMVP